One window of Gemmatimonas sp. UBA7669 genomic DNA carries:
- a CDS encoding penicillin-binding protein 1A — MTPEEANKPPAESSAGAPAERLLDHDRAQAAAPRPSWVARTLVRWQTGRRAALLRVLRRAAPALGIAAALTALTSASWWYSCGWHGCPSPAQLQAWQPSEGGALLARDSGFVSSLTMIKRHNVSLDKVPLHVQQAFIAVEDRRFRDHEGIDWRGVARAAVANVRAGGVREGASTITMQLARNVFLGTRAAERSWGRKLLEVRYAGLIERALNKDDILERYLNAIYLGNGVYGVEAASRDLFGKGVRDITLGEAALLAGLPKAPSTYSPRNSRARALARRDVVFAVLEETGAASASALARARRTPLKFARREYVPSRTMDSWAVEAARGTIDSLRRIGVLPRGLADSELRVWTTIDRRAQVAAERAVAAQAQRIDEERQWSGQSTRGARRTQGALVAMDPVNGAVRAIVGGRSVERKGFNRALKAKRQPGSTFKPFVYAAALQQGFTTATLVDDEPVAVDAGRDVWRPANYGDDYAGRITLREALARSANAATVRVSRDVGVERIAGLAQSQGISSTLPLVPALALGAASVTPLELTASYAPFANGGERVTPLLVTRIENRFGDVLWSAPNAARRRVIAVEDAFLVTSMLQTVVDDGTGRAVRDAGIRGPVAGKTGTTNDGTDVWFVGYTPSLVAGVWFGADEPQPLGWNASGGRLAAPAWARFLRESGYAPEREAPWRVPAGIESRQVDIATGALASDWCGPARREYFKRGTAPTKSCEQSDYLAMRDMDDWDDHDDDDGRRDDMRGNRRELDVEGLTREAIEEALEGILDASEANDKARRVARSMIREIQRAAERNVERVSQQATQQAAQQAERERQRARAAARDRIR; from the coding sequence GTGACTCCCGAGGAAGCTAACAAGCCACCGGCCGAATCGTCGGCTGGCGCGCCAGCAGAACGCCTGCTGGATCACGACCGCGCGCAGGCAGCCGCGCCCCGCCCCTCGTGGGTGGCGCGCACGCTTGTGCGTTGGCAAACCGGTCGTCGCGCCGCCCTGCTGCGTGTACTGCGTCGCGCGGCGCCCGCCCTTGGCATCGCGGCCGCGCTCACGGCCCTCACCTCCGCCTCCTGGTGGTACAGCTGCGGCTGGCATGGCTGCCCCTCGCCGGCGCAGTTGCAGGCCTGGCAGCCCAGTGAGGGCGGGGCCCTGCTCGCGCGCGACAGCGGGTTCGTGAGTTCGCTGACCATGATCAAGCGGCACAATGTGTCGCTCGACAAGGTGCCGCTGCATGTGCAGCAGGCGTTCATCGCCGTCGAAGATCGGCGCTTCCGGGACCACGAAGGCATCGACTGGCGGGGGGTGGCACGCGCGGCCGTGGCCAATGTGCGCGCGGGTGGCGTGCGCGAGGGCGCCAGCACCATCACCATGCAGTTGGCGCGCAATGTCTTTCTCGGCACACGCGCCGCGGAGCGGAGCTGGGGACGCAAGTTGCTCGAAGTGCGCTATGCCGGACTGATCGAGCGCGCGCTCAACAAGGATGACATTCTCGAGCGCTACCTGAACGCCATCTATCTCGGCAACGGCGTGTACGGTGTCGAAGCCGCGTCGCGTGATCTCTTCGGCAAGGGTGTCCGGGACATCACGCTCGGTGAGGCCGCACTGCTGGCCGGTCTGCCCAAGGCGCCGTCCACGTATTCGCCGCGCAACAGTCGCGCCCGGGCCCTGGCGCGCCGCGACGTCGTGTTTGCGGTGCTCGAGGAGACGGGCGCGGCGTCCGCGTCCGCGTTGGCGCGTGCCCGTCGCACGCCGCTCAAGTTTGCGCGGCGCGAGTACGTACCGTCGCGCACGATGGACTCCTGGGCCGTCGAAGCCGCGCGTGGCACCATCGACTCGCTGCGCCGCATTGGTGTCTTGCCGCGCGGGCTGGCGGATTCGGAGTTGCGCGTGTGGACCACCATCGACCGCCGGGCGCAGGTGGCCGCCGAGCGCGCGGTAGCGGCGCAGGCGCAGCGTATCGACGAGGAACGACAGTGGAGCGGGCAGTCCACGCGTGGCGCGCGTCGCACGCAGGGCGCGCTCGTGGCCATGGATCCCGTCAACGGCGCCGTGCGTGCCATCGTGGGCGGGCGCTCCGTCGAGCGCAAAGGCTTCAATCGCGCACTCAAGGCCAAGCGTCAGCCGGGGTCGACCTTCAAGCCGTTTGTGTACGCGGCCGCACTGCAGCAGGGCTTCACCACGGCCACGCTGGTGGATGATGAACCGGTGGCAGTGGACGCCGGCCGTGATGTCTGGCGGCCCGCCAACTACGGCGACGACTACGCGGGCCGCATCACGCTGCGCGAAGCCCTCGCGCGTTCTGCCAATGCCGCCACGGTGCGCGTCAGCCGTGATGTGGGCGTGGAGCGCATCGCGGGGCTCGCGCAGTCACAGGGCATCAGCAGTACACTGCCGCTGGTGCCCGCCCTCGCCCTCGGCGCGGCCAGCGTTACCCCGCTCGAACTCACGGCCAGCTACGCGCCGTTCGCCAACGGCGGTGAGCGCGTCACGCCCCTGCTGGTCACTCGCATTGAGAACCGTTTTGGTGACGTGCTCTGGTCCGCGCCCAATGCCGCGCGTCGTCGGGTCATTGCCGTAGAAGACGCGTTTCTCGTGACGTCCATGCTGCAGACGGTGGTCGATGACGGTACCGGACGTGCCGTGCGCGATGCCGGCATTCGCGGGCCGGTGGCAGGCAAGACCGGCACCACCAACGACGGTACCGACGTGTGGTTCGTGGGATACACGCCGTCGCTCGTCGCGGGCGTGTGGTTCGGCGCCGATGAACCGCAGCCGCTTGGCTGGAATGCCAGCGGTGGCCGGCTGGCGGCGCCCGCCTGGGCGCGATTCCTTCGCGAAAGTGGCTACGCTCCTGAACGCGAAGCGCCTTGGCGCGTGCCCGCGGGCATTGAGTCGCGGCAGGTGGACATCGCCACCGGCGCGCTCGCCAGCGACTGGTGCGGCCCGGCGCGGCGCGAGTACTTCAAGCGCGGCACGGCTCCCACCAAGTCCTGCGAGCAATCGGACTATCTGGCCATGCGCGACATGGACGACTGGGACGATCACGACGACGATGATGGCCGTCGTGACGATATGCGCGGCAACCGACGGGAGCTCGATGTCGAGGGCCTCACTCGTGAAGCCATCGAGGAAGCGCTGGAAGGCATCCTCGACGCGTCGGAGGCCAATGACAAGGCCCGTCGCGTGGCGCGCAGCATGATCCGCGAAATCCAACGCGCGGCAGAGCGCAATGTCGAGCGCGTGTCACAGCAGGCCACCCAGCAGGCCGCTCAGCAGGCGGAGCGCGAACGACAGCGCGCCCGCGCTGCCGCTCGCGACCGCATCCGCTAG
- a CDS encoding DUF1501 domain-containing protein, translating to MNRRVFLKGGALSLMTLGLSPSFLRRTALAMDLPRAARGKTLIVLFQRGAADALNVLVPFGDAQYYKARPQLAIGSPARNNGSLGAIDLDGFYGLHPSLSPLKPLWDRGLLAPIHAVGSPSATRSHFDAQDYMETGTPDRKGTTDGWLNRYLAVQGTCEACTPETSKAFRAVAMSAQTPRILEGKAPVVAMNSIDEFSIRTNGGDAERRLEALYRTGSADLVHGSGSDMFEALKVLRAANPQQYRPASGAQYPRSQFGQRLLQIAQLIKAGVGLEVAFADIGGWDTHVNQGAAQGQLANRLSDFGDSIAALVADLGDRMEDVVILTCSEFGRTVRQNGTGGTDHGHAGAMFVIGGALGSAQKVHGRWPGLAPEQLYEGRDLALTTDFRAVFAEVASRHLGAKDLRTMFPGYEGTSRDWLGVLRG from the coding sequence ATGAATCGTCGCGTATTTCTCAAGGGTGGTGCGCTATCGCTGATGACGCTGGGCCTGAGCCCCAGCTTCCTGCGCCGCACCGCCCTGGCCATGGACTTGCCGCGCGCCGCGCGTGGCAAGACCCTCATCGTACTCTTTCAGCGCGGCGCGGCTGACGCACTGAACGTGCTGGTGCCCTTTGGCGACGCACAGTACTACAAGGCGCGTCCACAACTGGCCATTGGCTCACCCGCGCGCAACAACGGGTCGCTCGGCGCCATCGATCTCGATGGCTTCTACGGTTTGCATCCGTCGCTGTCGCCGCTCAAGCCGCTGTGGGATCGCGGACTGCTCGCGCCCATTCATGCGGTCGGCAGCCCAAGTGCCACGCGCTCGCACTTCGATGCGCAGGACTACATGGAGACCGGCACGCCCGATCGCAAAGGCACGACGGATGGCTGGCTCAACCGATACCTGGCCGTGCAGGGGACCTGCGAGGCCTGCACGCCCGAGACGTCCAAGGCGTTTCGCGCCGTGGCCATGAGCGCGCAGACGCCGCGCATTCTCGAGGGCAAGGCGCCGGTGGTGGCCATGAATTCCATCGACGAGTTCAGCATCCGTACCAACGGCGGCGACGCGGAGCGCCGTCTCGAAGCTCTGTACCGCACGGGCTCGGCCGACCTCGTGCACGGCAGTGGCAGTGACATGTTCGAAGCGCTCAAGGTGCTGCGCGCCGCCAATCCGCAGCAGTACCGACCGGCCAGCGGCGCGCAGTATCCGCGCTCACAGTTCGGTCAGCGCCTGCTGCAGATCGCGCAGCTCATCAAGGCCGGCGTCGGACTCGAAGTGGCGTTCGCCGACATTGGCGGTTGGGATACACACGTGAATCAGGGGGCGGCGCAGGGTCAGCTCGCCAATCGGCTCAGCGATTTTGGCGACAGCATTGCTGCGCTGGTCGCCGACCTGGGTGATCGCATGGAGGACGTGGTCATCCTCACCTGTTCGGAGTTTGGCCGTACGGTGCGACAGAACGGCACGGGCGGTACCGACCACGGACATGCCGGCGCGATGTTCGTGATCGGCGGTGCGTTGGGCAGTGCGCAGAAAGTGCACGGCCGCTGGCCTGGTTTGGCGCCCGAGCAGTTGTATGAGGGCCGCGATCTCGCACTCACGACCGACTTCCGCGCCGTGTTTGCGGAAGTGGCCTCACGTCATCTCGGTGCAAAAGACCTGCGCACGATGTTCCCGGGCTACGAGGGCACATCGCGCGATTGGCTCGGCGTCCTTCGCGGGTAG
- a CDS encoding DUF1800 domain-containing protein — MRYRPAFDFVHRPALRHTGAMFLSLTLLASCRSAAPGVAQTGGVSGDMARGSSNRAAAPRATQSTAREQTADQQVQHVLNRLAFGPRPGDSEAVRRMGVDAWIAQQLQPERLDDAAATAFASRYTTLTKSADQLFAESPPGGQLQAQLARKGASATAADSQRVRQAAQLGRQYVGELTSHRVARAVLTERQLEEVMVDFWLNHFSVFVGKDRTRYFLNDYEREAIRPHALGSFRALLGAVAKSPAMLYYLDNWQSVADSGRPVLQPVPPRLAQRRAQAVRRAAQQRGANDEQMQRVAQLQQRRRGLNENYARELMELHTLGVDGGYTQQDVIEVARALTGWTLERGAQGGGFVFRPQVHDAGAKTILGQRFPAGRGVEEGEAVLDLLARHPKTAEYIATKLARRLVSDTPPPALVQRAAATFTRSNGDIREVVRTIVTSPEFFSTAAYRAKVKSPFEVVVSTLRAMHGTPTPAPVLAQLVARLGQPIYGHQAPNGWPETGDAWMNTGAILNRINFGLAVASGRVPGVRLQQWPAAAALQPLPREQQVDGVIRELLGGAVSPDTRQVLLTGTNPFLQANAAKADSLIIDDDDTNGMMTPPPAGNRPARRGMNANSNANASMNQASGLAQIIGLALGSPEFQRR; from the coding sequence ATGCGTTATCGCCCCGCCTTCGACTTTGTCCACCGCCCCGCCCTGCGCCACACCGGGGCGATGTTCCTCAGCCTGACGCTCTTGGCCTCCTGCCGCAGCGCGGCGCCGGGTGTGGCCCAGACAGGCGGAGTCTCCGGCGACATGGCTCGTGGCTCGAGCAATCGCGCGGCGGCACCGCGCGCGACACAGAGCACCGCCCGCGAGCAAACGGCCGATCAGCAGGTGCAGCATGTGCTCAATCGCCTCGCGTTTGGCCCGCGGCCCGGCGACAGCGAAGCCGTGCGGCGCATGGGCGTCGACGCGTGGATTGCGCAGCAGTTGCAGCCAGAGCGGCTGGATGACGCGGCCGCCACGGCGTTTGCCTCTCGCTACACCACGCTCACCAAGTCGGCCGATCAGTTGTTTGCCGAGAGCCCACCGGGTGGACAGCTGCAGGCGCAACTGGCGCGCAAGGGGGCGTCGGCGACCGCAGCCGACAGCCAGCGTGTGCGTCAAGCCGCGCAGCTGGGCCGCCAGTACGTCGGTGAACTCACGTCCCATCGCGTGGCGCGCGCCGTGCTCACCGAGCGACAGCTCGAAGAAGTCATGGTGGACTTCTGGCTCAATCACTTCAGCGTGTTCGTGGGCAAGGATCGCACGCGCTACTTCCTCAATGACTACGAGCGTGAGGCCATTCGTCCGCACGCGCTGGGTTCCTTCCGCGCGCTGCTCGGCGCGGTGGCCAAGAGCCCGGCCATGCTCTACTACCTCGACAACTGGCAGAGTGTGGCCGACAGCGGACGACCGGTGTTGCAGCCCGTTCCGCCACGGCTGGCGCAGCGTCGGGCGCAGGCTGTGCGCCGCGCGGCGCAGCAGCGCGGTGCGAACGACGAACAGATGCAGCGCGTGGCGCAACTGCAGCAGCGGCGGCGCGGACTCAACGAGAATTACGCCCGCGAACTCATGGAGCTGCACACGCTGGGTGTGGACGGCGGCTACACCCAGCAGGACGTGATTGAAGTGGCACGCGCGCTCACCGGCTGGACGCTCGAGCGCGGCGCCCAGGGCGGCGGCTTTGTGTTCCGGCCGCAGGTGCACGACGCGGGTGCCAAGACCATTCTCGGTCAGCGTTTCCCCGCCGGCCGCGGCGTGGAGGAAGGCGAGGCGGTGCTGGACCTGCTGGCGCGTCATCCGAAAACCGCCGAGTACATTGCCACCAAGCTGGCGCGACGTCTGGTGAGTGATACGCCGCCCCCGGCCCTGGTGCAGCGTGCGGCAGCCACGTTCACACGCAGCAACGGTGACATTCGCGAGGTGGTGCGCACGATCGTCACGAGCCCGGAGTTCTTCAGCACGGCGGCCTATCGTGCCAAGGTGAAGTCGCCGTTCGAAGTGGTCGTGAGCACGCTGCGCGCGATGCACGGCACGCCCACACCGGCGCCGGTGCTGGCCCAACTGGTGGCGCGTCTCGGGCAACCCATCTACGGGCACCAGGCGCCCAACGGCTGGCCCGAAACCGGCGACGCCTGGATGAACACCGGAGCCATTCTCAATCGCATCAACTTTGGCCTCGCGGTGGCCAGTGGTCGCGTGCCGGGTGTGCGGCTGCAGCAGTGGCCGGCCGCTGCTGCGCTGCAGCCACTGCCGCGGGAACAGCAGGTTGACGGCGTCATTCGCGAATTGCTCGGCGGTGCCGTCTCGCCCGATACGCGGCAAGTGCTGCTCACGGGGACCAACCCGTTTCTGCAGGCCAACGCCGCCAAGGCCGATTCGCTCATCATCGACGATGACGACACCAACGGCATGATGACACCGCCACCAGCAGGGAACAGACCAGCCAGACGCGGCATGAACGCGAATAGCAACGCGAATGCCAGCATGAATCAGGCGTCAGGCCTCGCGCAGATCATCGGGCTGGCGCTCGGTTCTCCCGAATTTCAGCGGCGCTGA
- a CDS encoding polysaccharide deacetylase family protein produces the protein MEWHQVVDKDGTYKVSRERFRAELEELHRRGYVPISLASYLDKRIDIPAGKSPVLFTFDDASPSQFRYLERNGQLVIDPTSALGILLDFIKAHPEWQTRGVFCMLPAADAGHAFFGNKGIDGQKTEWRLKKVRQLHEMGFELCNHTLWHAKLSKYSDAVVQEQLARGAMAIDSAVPGYQVRGLALPYGLWPKNRALTRSGSWTDPKSKKVVRYKHEAVFEVAGGPARSPHDPLFDAGKLPRVPLQGGTNLTTTLNEMDKPGSKWARYVSDGNPNTIARP, from the coding sequence GTGGAATGGCATCAGGTGGTGGACAAGGACGGCACGTACAAGGTCTCGCGCGAGCGATTCCGTGCCGAGCTGGAGGAGCTGCATCGTCGGGGCTATGTGCCGATCTCGCTGGCGTCGTACCTCGACAAGCGCATCGACATTCCGGCGGGCAAGTCTCCAGTGCTGTTCACCTTCGATGACGCGTCGCCGAGTCAGTTCCGCTACCTCGAGCGCAACGGTCAGCTGGTCATCGATCCCACCAGCGCGCTGGGCATTCTGCTCGACTTCATCAAGGCGCATCCCGAATGGCAGACGCGCGGGGTGTTCTGCATGCTACCGGCCGCCGACGCCGGGCATGCCTTCTTTGGCAACAAGGGCATCGACGGTCAGAAGACCGAGTGGCGCCTCAAGAAGGTTCGGCAGTTGCACGAGATGGGCTTCGAGCTGTGCAACCACACACTCTGGCACGCCAAGCTCAGCAAGTATTCCGATGCCGTGGTGCAGGAGCAGTTGGCGCGCGGCGCCATGGCCATCGATTCCGCTGTGCCCGGCTACCAGGTGCGTGGGCTGGCGCTGCCCTACGGGCTGTGGCCAAAGAACCGCGCGCTCACTCGCAGCGGCTCATGGACGGATCCCAAGAGCAAGAAGGTGGTGCGCTACAAACACGAGGCGGTGTTCGAGGTGGCCGGCGGCCCCGCGCGCAGCCCGCACGATCCGTTGTTCGATGCGGGCAAGCTGCCGCGCGTGCCGCTGCAGGGCGGCACGAATCTCACCACGACACTCAACGAGATGGACAAGCCCGGCAGCAAGTGGGCGCGTTACGTCTCCGACGGCAACCCGAACACCATCGCCAGGCCCTGA
- a CDS encoding carboxymuconolactone decarboxylase family protein translates to MSDTLSGGPPHDHATPGESAALAEFRQFRERMNTRILGENNLVINRFFNLDGRAYEGGALDVKTKELLGLVASLVLRCDDCITYHIVRCAEEGVTRDEVFETMSIGLIVGGSIVIPHLRRAVDRWDDCERMRSAPSA, encoded by the coding sequence ATGAGCGACACCCTCAGCGGCGGCCCGCCGCACGATCACGCCACACCGGGCGAAAGCGCGGCCCTCGCCGAATTCCGGCAGTTCCGCGAGCGCATGAACACGCGCATCCTTGGCGAAAACAACCTCGTCATCAATCGCTTCTTCAACCTCGATGGTCGCGCATACGAAGGCGGCGCACTCGACGTGAAGACGAAGGAGCTGCTGGGACTCGTTGCCTCCCTCGTGCTGCGCTGTGACGACTGCATCACCTACCACATCGTGCGCTGCGCTGAAGAAGGCGTGACACGCGATGAGGTCTTCGAAACCATGAGCATCGGCCTCATCGTTGGCGGCAGTATCGTCATTCCGCATCTGCGCCGAGCGGTCGACCGCTGGGACGACTGCGAACGCATGCGCAGTGCGCCGAGCGCCTGA